The genomic region CACGAGATCTACCGCGGCGAGGCGACGGGGGTGTCCCACGTGCCGAGCTGGCTGGTCATCGACCAGCGCTACCGCAACCGCTACCTGTTCGCGGGCCTCGGGCCGCGCCAGCCGTTCCCCGGCCGCTGGTACAAGCACGATGTGGTCAGGCGCGCCGACACGATCGAGGGCCTGGCCGCGGAGATCGAGGTGCCGGCCGAGGCGCTGCGTGCCACCGTCGAGCGGTTCAACGGCTTCGCCCGCAGCGGCGTGGACGCCGACTTCCACCGCGGCGAGAGCGCCTACGACCGCTACTACTCCGACCCGACCGTGAAGCCGAACCCGTCGCTGCACACCATCGACCAGGGGCCCTTCTACGCTGTGAAGATCGTCCCCGGTGACCTGGGCACCAAGGGCGGCCTGGTCACCGACGAGCGGGCCCGGGTGCTGCGCGCGGACGGCTCGGTGATCCCCGGCCTGTACGCCGCCGGCAACACCTCCGCCGCCGTCATGGGCCGCACCTACGCCGGTCCCGGCGCGACCATCGGCCCGGCCCTGACGTTCGGCTACCTCGCGGCCGAGGACATCGCGGCTTCCGCCTCCGCGTCCGCGGGGTCCGACGCCGGTGAGCGGAGCGCCTGAGCTGGTGCGCCGGTGGTCGGTGTCTTTCGGCGCAATTGCTGGGAAAAGCACCGCCGCCCGCGCGGATCCGGTGCTTTTCCCAGCAATTGCGCAGTTACGCGCAACCCCGGACAGCCCCCACCGGGAAGACCCAGGGCACGCGCGGGGTTGACCCCGGCGTGAAGAAGATCGGCTTCCTGTCCTTCGGCCACTGGACCCCCTCGCCTCAGTCGCAGGCGCGCACCGCCGCGGACGTCCTGCACCAGTCCATCGACCTCGCGGTGGCGGCCGAGGAGCTCGGCGCCGACGGCGCGTACTTCCGGGTGCACCACTTCGCCCGCCAGCTCGCCTCGCCGTTCCCGCTGCTCGCGGCGATCGGCGCGCGGACCAGTCGGATCGAGATCGGCACCGGCGTGATCGACATGCGCTACGAGAGCCCCCTGCACATGGCCGAGGACGCGGGCGCCGCCGACCTGATCTCCGGGTCCCGGCTCCAGCTCGGCATCAGCCGGGGATCACCCGAGCAGGTCGTCGACGGCTACCGCTACTTCGGGTTCCAGCCCGGCGAGGGGCGCACCGACGCCGACATGGCGCGTGAGCACACCGAGGTGCTGCTCGAGGTGCTCACCGGCAAGGGGTTCGCCGAGCCCAACCCGCGGCCGATGTTCCCCAACCCGCCGGGGCTGCTGCGCCTCGAGCCGCACTCCCCCGGCCTGCGCGAGCGGATCTGGTGGGGCGCCGGCTCCCGCGCGACCGCCGAGTGGGCCGGGCAGCAGGGCATGCACCTGATGAGCTCGACGCTGCTCACCGAGGACACCGGCGTACCGTTCCACCAGCTCCAGGCCGAGCAGATCCAGCGCTTCCGTGACGCCTGGCGCGCCGCCGGGCACGAGCACGAGCCTCGGGTGTCGGTCAGCCGCAGCATCTTCCCCATCGTCAACGACACCGACCGCGCGTACTTCGGCGGCGAGGCCGGCAGCCAGGACCAGGTCGGGATGCTGGAGGGCGGCCGCGCCCGCTTCGGGAAGACGTACGCCGGGGAACCCGACCGGCTGGTCGCCGAGCTCGCCGCCGACGAGGCCGTCGCGGCCGCCGACACGCTGCTGCTCACCGTCCCCAACCAGCTGGGCGTCGACTACAACGCCCACGTGCTGGAGTCGGTGCTGCGCGACGTCGCCCCGGCGCTCGGCTGGCGCTGAGCAGCTCCGCTCCTAGGATGTCCGCCATGTCGTTCCTGCGCCGACGGATCCTGACCGCAGCACTGGTGGCCAACGCCCTGCGCCCGATCCCGGGATTCCGCGGCGGGATTGCCTCGTTCGTGCCCGGCTGGATGACCACCGAGCTCGCGCCGCACTTGTTCGCGGTCACGGCAGCCGACACCGCCGCCCACGCCGTGTGGGGCGGGTCGCGGGGCCGCCGCAGCCGGGCCGGGCTGGTACTCGGCGGGGCGAGCCTCGTCGGCCTGGCGGCGCTCCTCCAGCAGGCGCGCCACGCCCGGGAGGACACCGAGGCGGCGCTGGCGACCGGCCTGGGCGCCGACTATGTCGACCAGCTCGACCCGCAGCCCTCGCCCGCCGACCTCGCCGTGCCGTGGCGCCGGCTGGTCTACCCCTTCCGGATGCGTAACCTCGCGGTGCGCGTCGAGCGCGACATCGCCTACGCCCCGGAGCACGGCAAGCGCGGGCTGCTCGACGTCTACCGCCCCGCCGAGGGCGACCACACCGGAGCGCCGGTGCTGGTGCAGGTGCACGGCGGCGGCTGGACGATCGGCTCCAAGGACCAGCAGGGCCTGCCGCTCATGAACCACCTCGCCGCCAA from Nocardioides sp. dk884 harbors:
- a CDS encoding LLM class flavin-dependent oxidoreductase, which encodes MKKIGFLSFGHWTPSPQSQARTAADVLHQSIDLAVAAEELGADGAYFRVHHFARQLASPFPLLAAIGARTSRIEIGTGVIDMRYESPLHMAEDAGAADLISGSRLQLGISRGSPEQVVDGYRYFGFQPGEGRTDADMAREHTEVLLEVLTGKGFAEPNPRPMFPNPPGLLRLEPHSPGLRERIWWGAGSRATAEWAGQQGMHLMSSTLLTEDTGVPFHQLQAEQIQRFRDAWRAAGHEHEPRVSVSRSIFPIVNDTDRAYFGGEAGSQDQVGMLEGGRARFGKTYAGEPDRLVAELAADEAVAAADTLLLTVPNQLGVDYNAHVLESVLRDVAPALGWR